The following coding sequences lie in one Paenibacillus durus ATCC 35681 genomic window:
- a CDS encoding spore maturation protein — translation MIAFIPLYAYARKVPVYESFVDGAKEGFGTAIGIIPHLVGMMVAISVFRASGALDFLMGYISPLLRSLGVPPEVMPLGLLRPLTGTGSLAYATELIRVHGPDSLIGRIASTIQGSTDTTLYVLTVYFGAVGIRNGRYALKVGLFSDLVGFVAAIAVCLLVFG, via the coding sequence ATGATCGCTTTCATTCCATTATACGCCTATGCCCGGAAGGTTCCCGTCTATGAATCGTTTGTCGACGGAGCCAAGGAGGGCTTCGGAACGGCAATCGGGATCATTCCCCATCTGGTCGGCATGATGGTGGCGATCAGCGTGTTTCGCGCATCCGGAGCGCTTGATTTTCTTATGGGATATATTTCTCCGCTGCTAAGAAGCCTTGGAGTTCCGCCGGAGGTGATGCCCCTCGGATTGCTGCGCCCTCTTACCGGCACGGGCTCGCTGGCCTACGCTACCGAACTGATTCGTGTTCACGGCCCCGATTCGCTGATCGGCCGGATCGCCTCCACGATCCAAGGCAGCACGGACACTACCTTGTATGTGCTGACCGTCTACTTCGGCGCCGTCGGCATCCGCAACGGACGCTATGCGCTCAAGGTGGGACTCTTCTCGGACCTTGTAGGCTTTGTCGCCGCTATCGCGGTCTGCCTGCTGGTGTTCGGCTGA
- a CDS encoding nucleoside recognition domain-containing protein: MINVIWLGMIVIGFVFAAVNGRMDAFTAAVFDGAKNGVTVSFGLISVLVFWLGVMKVAEDAGLLRVIAKLLGPVVRFLFPDVPKGHPAIGYILSNMSANLLGLGNAATPMGIKAMQELQTLNPEKDTATPAMCTLLALNTASITLIPATLIAIRLNYGSADPADIVGTTLAATFVATLAAIFADRLCRRMLLLRRPPGPPAENRSPARGGSAPPHYQVKG, translated from the coding sequence ATGATTAACGTCATATGGCTGGGCATGATCGTCATTGGCTTTGTGTTCGCCGCCGTGAACGGCCGGATGGACGCTTTTACGGCAGCCGTATTCGACGGCGCAAAGAATGGCGTCACAGTCAGCTTCGGACTCATAAGCGTCCTCGTTTTCTGGCTTGGCGTCATGAAGGTTGCGGAAGATGCCGGACTGCTGCGCGTCATCGCCAAACTGCTAGGTCCGGTTGTCCGCTTCCTGTTCCCGGATGTGCCGAAAGGGCATCCGGCGATTGGCTATATATTATCCAATATGAGCGCGAATTTGCTTGGCCTGGGCAATGCGGCGACGCCGATGGGCATCAAGGCGATGCAGGAATTGCAGACTTTGAATCCTGAGAAAGATACGGCTACCCCCGCGATGTGCACCTTGCTTGCGCTCAACACCGCCAGCATCACGCTCATTCCGGCGACGCTGATCGCGATCCGCCTGAACTACGGCTCCGCCGATCCGGCGGACATCGTCGGGACGACGCTCGCGGCGACCTTCGTCGCAACGCTCGCCGCCATCTTCGCAGACCGGCTGTGCCGCCGGATGCTGCTGCTGCGCAGGCCGCCAGGGCCGCCTGCGGAGAACCGATCCCCCGCCAGGGGCGGATCGGCTCCACCACATTATCAAGTGAAAGGGTGA
- a CDS encoding D-alanyl-D-alanine carboxypeptidase family protein: MNMKRVNFGTSLALVCISLLLLFTPIAAAETETEQESVSTHAKAAALIDVESGRILYSSHADEPMLIASLTKIMTAIVAIENGDLSSKVKVGKNAFAKEGSSLFLRQGEEMTLENMLYGLMLRSGNDAATAIAEHVGGSEEGFVYLMNAKAEALGLGHTHFANPHGLDAKEHYSTANDLAELTAYALHNPVFKDIVKTQMKTADNPYDKWDYKWSNKNKMLRLYDGADGVKTGYTKKALRCLVSSASRGGQQLVAVTLNDGNDWNDHATLLNFGFNRFPLKTIIERGEKLKGYELAAGLNFSYPLKQGEQERIVTELVLNSKRGAKKRADKNFGLRGTLVLKLGNAPIGKVPVYEPGRLPPETSPYMEKYASTSAYPADTWLQAASSALRALFRFGAEGGVSHD, translated from the coding sequence ATGAATATGAAGAGAGTAAATTTCGGAACTTCTCTAGCTCTGGTCTGCATCAGCCTGCTCCTGCTCTTCACTCCGATTGCGGCTGCTGAAACGGAAACGGAGCAAGAGAGCGTATCTACCCATGCCAAGGCGGCCGCGCTGATTGATGTGGAGTCCGGGCGGATACTCTACAGCAGCCACGCCGATGAGCCGATGCTGATCGCCAGCCTGACCAAGATCATGACCGCTATCGTCGCCATTGAGAACGGTGATTTAAGCAGCAAGGTCAAGGTCGGCAAGAACGCTTTTGCCAAGGAAGGATCGTCCCTGTTCCTTAGACAGGGCGAAGAGATGACGCTCGAGAACATGCTGTACGGTCTGATGCTGCGTTCGGGCAATGATGCGGCGACGGCCATCGCGGAGCATGTCGGCGGCTCTGAGGAAGGTTTTGTCTATCTTATGAATGCCAAGGCGGAGGCGCTGGGACTCGGCCATACCCATTTTGCCAATCCCCACGGTCTTGACGCCAAAGAACATTACTCCACCGCCAATGATCTTGCCGAGCTGACAGCCTATGCGCTGCATAATCCCGTATTCAAGGATATTGTGAAGACGCAGATGAAGACGGCGGATAATCCGTACGATAAATGGGACTACAAATGGAGCAACAAAAATAAGATGCTGCGGCTCTATGATGGAGCGGACGGCGTGAAGACGGGCTATACGAAAAAAGCGCTCCGCTGTCTCGTCAGCTCCGCGAGCCGGGGAGGACAGCAACTGGTCGCGGTAACGCTTAATGACGGCAATGATTGGAACGACCATGCCACGCTGCTCAACTTCGGCTTTAACCGGTTCCCCCTAAAAACGATTATCGAACGCGGGGAGAAGCTGAAGGGCTATGAGCTCGCGGCGGGCCTGAATTTCTCCTATCCGCTCAAGCAGGGAGAACAGGAGCGGATCGTCACGGAGCTGGTTCTGAATTCGAAGCGGGGGGCCAAAAAACGTGCAGACAAGAACTTCGGGCTGCGGGGAACGCTCGTGCTGAAGCTGGGCAATGCGCCTATCGGCAAGGTGCCTGTCTATGAGCCTGGACGCCTGCCGCCGGAAACATCTCCATATATGGAAAAATACGCTTCCACCTCGGCCTATCCGGCGGACACATGGCTTCAGGCGGCCTCTAGCGCGCTTCGCGCCCTGTTCCGTTTCGGGGCGGAAGGGGGCGTCTCTCATGATTAA
- the ytfJ gene encoding GerW family sporulation protein: MSDHPIQGLMQTAMENIKGMVDVNTIVGEPVQTSDGSTILPISKVAFGFAAGGSDFSVEDDNKQAAGQNGVKLLPFGGGSGGGVSIRPIAFLVVSQQGVHIVPLDNQTHIFEKIIDATPGLIDKIQSMFPAQGGQGGQGGQGGNATAQQNTQQPAQPVTVTQ; encoded by the coding sequence ATGAGTGACCACCCCATTCAAGGTCTGATGCAGACCGCGATGGAAAACATTAAAGGCATGGTCGACGTCAACACCATCGTCGGCGAGCCGGTTCAGACGTCGGACGGCAGCACTATTTTGCCCATTAGTAAAGTTGCATTCGGATTTGCCGCAGGGGGCAGTGACTTCAGTGTGGAAGATGATAACAAGCAGGCGGCTGGACAGAACGGCGTGAAGCTGCTTCCGTTCGGAGGCGGCAGCGGGGGCGGAGTTTCCATCCGGCCAATCGCTTTTCTTGTCGTCAGCCAGCAAGGCGTGCATATCGTGCCGCTGGACAACCAAACTCATATTTTTGAGAAAATTATCGATGCCACCCCAGGGCTGATCGACAAAATCCAGTCGATGTTCCCCGCTCAAGGGGGACAAGGCGGCCAAGGCGGCCAAGGCGGAAACGCGACTGCACAGCAAAATACACAGCAGCCCGCACAACCGGTAACCGTAACGCAGTAA
- a CDS encoding DUF2953 domain-containing protein produces the protein MKLWLLIGVLLLLAALILLLSSRIHIHFSLNRTGQNDRIVIDITALFGLVKRHYSLPVLAFEGFKRGLYVKLEESGIAPVKSSNKEEEDISKDDVIEWMEYGKKALRATQGLKRWTADTLSHLQITKLDWSTNFSLGDAAGTATAAGALWGLKWSLVGWVSQWVKLMRRPRLFVVPVFDDDVKFSTEVDCAGRISAGYALYAGFRLLIRAMQADEGIRQWKELIREIQSQKREKRAA, from the coding sequence GTGAAGCTATGGCTGTTAATTGGCGTCCTGCTGCTGCTGGCTGCCTTGATCTTGCTGCTCTCTTCCCGTATTCATATTCATTTCAGTCTGAACCGAACAGGCCAGAATGACCGGATCGTGATTGATATCACCGCCCTTTTCGGACTGGTTAAGCGTCATTACTCGCTTCCGGTGCTCGCATTTGAAGGATTTAAGCGCGGGCTGTATGTCAAGCTCGAAGAGAGCGGGATCGCGCCGGTGAAATCGTCGAATAAGGAAGAGGAGGATATCAGCAAGGATGACGTCATCGAATGGATGGAATATGGAAAAAAAGCGCTGCGCGCCACGCAAGGGCTGAAACGCTGGACCGCCGATACGCTGTCCCATCTGCAGATTACGAAGCTGGATTGGTCCACGAATTTTTCACTCGGTGACGCGGCGGGAACGGCCACGGCGGCCGGAGCGCTCTGGGGGCTGAAGTGGAGCTTGGTCGGCTGGGTCTCGCAGTGGGTGAAGCTGATGCGCCGTCCGCGCCTGTTCGTGGTTCCGGTGTTCGATGATGACGTGAAATTCTCCACAGAGGTCGATTGCGCCGGAAGAATATCTGCGGGCTACGCGCTGTATGCGGGATTCAGGCTGCTGATTCGGGCCATGCAGGCGGATGAAGGCATCAGACAGTGGAAGGAGCTTATCCGCGAGATCCAGTCACAGAAACGGGAAAAAAGAGCCGCATGA
- the scpB gene encoding SMC-Scp complex subunit ScpB, whose amino-acid sequence MDYKSLKSIIEGLLFLAGEDGLSARQIAEITEQRTELVGGAMEELREELASQGRGLQVVQIAGNYRLATLPEHAPYFERLAYSPSRASLSQAALETLSIVAYRQPITRVEIEEIRGVKSERAIHTLTNKDLIQEVGRAEAVGRPILYGTTKSFLETFGLASLKELPEPAALESGDNLEEETQLLFDKLDTRQLTIDEVEQS is encoded by the coding sequence ATGGATTACAAGAGTCTGAAATCGATTATTGAGGGATTACTGTTTCTGGCCGGAGAGGACGGGCTGTCCGCGCGGCAAATTGCCGAGATAACGGAGCAGCGGACGGAACTGGTCGGAGGGGCAATGGAGGAGCTGCGCGAGGAGTTGGCCTCGCAGGGACGCGGCCTTCAGGTCGTGCAGATTGCCGGCAACTACCGGCTTGCGACGCTGCCGGAGCATGCGCCGTATTTTGAGCGGCTGGCGTACTCGCCTTCAAGGGCGTCTTTGTCGCAGGCGGCGCTGGAGACGTTGTCTATCGTCGCATACAGGCAGCCGATTACGCGGGTGGAGATTGAGGAGATCCGCGGGGTGAAATCCGAGCGGGCGATTCATACGCTGACCAATAAGGACCTTATTCAAGAGGTTGGCAGGGCGGAAGCTGTGGGGCGTCCAATCCTGTACGGAACGACAAAGTCTTTCCTGGAGACCTTTGGGCTCGCCAGCCTGAAGGAACTGCCGGAGCCCGCCGCACTCGAAAGCGGAGATAATCTGGAGGAAGAAACGCAGCTATTGTTCGACAAGCTCGATACCCGCCAGCTGACCATTGATGAAGTGGAGCAGTCCTAA
- a CDS encoding segregation and condensation protein A gives MTVLYKLETFEGPLDLLLHLIDKAEIDIQDIPVSEITEQYMEYLRNMQELELEITSEFLVMAATLLSIKSKILLPKPPVIEIDEFEYYEEDDFDPRAELVQRLIEYRKIKSIATQLMDMESERSLIFTKEPEDLAPFVPSQVDNTLKGLHTADLIAAFRKALGKAARRSSYARITRDEISVKDRIRDVSEALRRTGKGGRLRFSSLLHESMERHEIVVTFLAILELMKMKAIFCYQENLFDDIVMEWRGAEDFNGLQESEIDY, from the coding sequence GTGACTGTATTGTACAAGCTGGAGACGTTTGAGGGCCCGCTTGATTTATTGCTGCATTTGATCGACAAAGCGGAAATCGACATCCAGGACATTCCGGTCAGCGAGATCACCGAGCAGTACATGGAATATTTGCGGAATATGCAGGAGCTTGAGCTGGAAATTACAAGCGAGTTCCTGGTGATGGCCGCGACTTTGCTATCGATTAAGAGCAAGATACTGCTGCCCAAGCCGCCAGTAATCGAGATCGATGAATTCGAATATTACGAGGAGGATGATTTCGATCCGCGGGCGGAACTGGTTCAGCGTCTCATTGAATACCGCAAAATCAAGAGCATAGCCACCCAACTGATGGACATGGAGAGCGAACGCAGCCTTATATTTACGAAGGAGCCGGAGGATTTGGCTCCCTTTGTGCCATCCCAGGTCGACAACACCCTGAAAGGTCTTCATACGGCCGATTTGATCGCCGCCTTTCGCAAGGCGCTCGGCAAGGCGGCCAGACGGTCCTCCTATGCGCGGATTACGAGAGATGAAATTTCGGTCAAAGACCGCATCCGCGATGTATCGGAGGCGCTCCGCCGGACCGGCAAGGGAGGACGGCTGCGCTTCTCGTCGCTGCTGCATGAAAGTATGGAGAGGCATGAAATCGTTGTGACCTTTCTGGCTATTCTGGAGCTGATGAAGATGAAGGCAATCTTTTGCTATCAGGAGAACTTGTTCGACGACATTGTGATGGAATGGAGAGGAGCAGAAGACTTCAATGGATTACAAGAGTCTGAAATCGATTATTGA
- the ribE gene encoding 6,7-dimethyl-8-ribityllumazine synthase, producing MPQIFEGHLVSEGLKYGIVVGRFNEFITSKLLSGALDAFKRHGVKDDEISVAWVPGVFEIPLIAQKMAESGKYDAVVTLGTVIRGSTTHYDYVCNEVSKGVAAINLKTGVPTIFGVLTTENIEQAVERAGTKAGNKGWDAAVSAIEMANLSKLI from the coding sequence ATGCCGCAGATTTTTGAAGGACATTTAGTTTCCGAAGGTTTAAAGTACGGGATTGTAGTGGGACGTTTCAATGAGTTTATTACGAGTAAGCTGCTGTCCGGGGCGCTCGACGCATTCAAGCGTCACGGTGTTAAGGATGATGAAATCTCCGTAGCCTGGGTGCCGGGAGTGTTCGAAATTCCGCTGATTGCGCAAAAAATGGCCGAAAGCGGCAAATACGACGCAGTCGTTACGCTGGGCACTGTAATCCGCGGTTCCACGACCCATTACGATTACGTGTGCAACGAGGTATCCAAAGGAGTGGCCGCCATTAATCTCAAGACGGGCGTTCCGACAATCTTCGGCGTGCTGACGACCGAGAACATTGAGCAGGCCGTCGAGCGCGCCGGCACGAAAGCGGGCAACAAGGGCTGGGACGCGGCGGTGTCCGCCATTGAGATGGCGAATCTTTCCAAGCTTATTTAA
- a CDS encoding bifunctional 3,4-dihydroxy-2-butanone-4-phosphate synthase/GTP cyclohydrolase II yields MSQYNNEYIRLDPIEEAIYDLMRGKVVIVVDDEDRENEGDFIALAERATPEVINFMITEGRGLVCLPITAERAAELDLKPMVSQNTDFHGTAFTVSIDHKDTTTGISAYERSLTAKAIMDPKAGPADFRRPGHMFPLIAKKGGVLRRSGHTEAAVDLARMCGAYPAAVICEVVKEDGTMARLPDLHEIARKHDLKLISIADLIHYRNEKEKLVTREVSIRLPTDFGEFQTIAYTNEVDDKEHVALVKGDISGDEPVLVRVHSECLTGDVFHSHRCDCGPQFEAALRQIEAAGKGVLLYMRQEGRGIGLINKLRAYKLQEQGLDTVDANLELGFPADLRDYGIGAQILKDLGVRRIKLMTNNPRKIKGLEGYGLEVVERVPIQMPENEDNTNYLHTKQSKLGHLLNFDDIEQNESSKA; encoded by the coding sequence TCGCATTGGCGGAACGGGCGACGCCGGAAGTGATCAACTTCATGATTACCGAAGGACGCGGGCTTGTCTGCCTGCCGATTACGGCGGAGCGGGCGGCGGAACTGGATCTGAAGCCGATGGTCAGCCAAAATACCGATTTTCACGGGACGGCCTTCACCGTATCGATCGACCATAAGGATACGACGACCGGCATCTCGGCCTATGAGCGGTCGCTGACCGCCAAGGCGATTATGGACCCGAAAGCCGGTCCGGCGGATTTCCGCAGACCTGGGCATATGTTCCCGCTGATCGCCAAAAAGGGCGGCGTGCTGCGCCGAAGCGGCCATACCGAGGCCGCCGTGGATCTGGCCCGTATGTGCGGCGCCTATCCCGCAGCGGTGATTTGCGAGGTCGTCAAGGAAGACGGCACGATGGCCCGTCTCCCCGATCTGCATGAAATTGCCAGGAAGCATGATCTGAAGCTTATCAGCATCGCGGACCTGATCCATTACCGCAATGAGAAGGAGAAGCTGGTCACCCGTGAAGTGTCGATACGTCTGCCCACCGATTTCGGTGAATTCCAGACCATTGCCTATACGAACGAGGTGGATGATAAAGAGCATGTCGCTCTCGTTAAAGGGGATATTTCCGGAGACGAGCCGGTGCTGGTCCGCGTGCATTCGGAATGCCTTACCGGCGATGTCTTCCATTCCCACCGCTGCGATTGCGGTCCGCAGTTCGAAGCGGCGCTGCGCCAGATCGAAGCCGCAGGCAAAGGCGTTCTGCTCTACATGCGCCAGGAAGGCCGGGGCATCGGCTTGATCAACAAGCTGCGGGCGTATAAGCTTCAGGAACAGGGTCTCGACACGGTTGATGCGAATCTGGAGCTTGGTTTCCCGGCGGATTTGCGTGATTACGGAATCGGCGCGCAGATCCTAAAGGATTTGGGCGTTCGCCGGATCAAGCTGATGACGAATAACCCGCGCAAAATCAAAGGTCTGGAAGGTTACGGCCTTGAAGTTGTGGAGCGCGTGCCGATCCAGATGCCGGAGAACGAAGACAATACGAATTATTTGCACACGAAGCAGTCGAAGCTCGGCCACCTGTTGAATTTCGACGATATTGAGCAGAACGAAAGCTCCAAGGCGTAA